Sequence from the Helianthus annuus cultivar XRQ/B chromosome 13, HanXRQr2.0-SUNRISE, whole genome shotgun sequence genome:
ttgttcagcgtttagaggtcctgcaagggacctggatcaaatttagtaggatctccttcaatacccaaaggtattagatggcggggatccaaactctttgaccccctcataagttaactactattaatactataacccggctatttaggactgtatccctgctaactcagactacttagtcgagggtaacgtcacatccaaaagaggggcctaccataatttgcattaataacttaattcattatctttcaataatccgaccatttaggattgtatccttgctgactcaaactactgggttgagggtaacgtcgccttcaaaagaggggcctactacaataactaagataatctcttaaacaagtgcaaaagtgcgaaaataatcaaaggttatactaatacaggagtcggatccaagtgattcatcttgtctatctgtttttatttttattttatttttcagcatttagttagttttattttcttagtttaaaaatcttttctaacattttgatttgattagacgttgaggataaaccggtactaaaagctcttgtgtcctcggacgaccttggtatcttaccaacactatactacgtccacgatgggtgcacttgcccatatgtgtgtttaatgttagtaaatatcgtgttttataaatttaaaacttggctaaaagtgtaaaaagggcttaaaatatacatctaaaatataacacacttcacgcacatcaaaaagccaaaaagggtacgttctcttaaaataaatctacaagtagatttgaacgatcagattagaaaagcacaagaatcagtaatcaaggaagatactgaaaaattaaaaggaataattaaggaattagaacaaggaacagatggaatttggagattccataaaaagagaatgtggatacctaaattaggaaacctacctCACCgcatattagaagaagctcataaatctaaatatacgctgcatccaggaagtgataagatgtaccaggatttaagaaaaaatttctggtggataggaatgaaaaaggatataacatcttatgtttctaaatgtttgacttgctcacaagttaaagctaaacatcagaaaccctcaggtttgttgcagcaattagaaataccagtgtggaaatgggaattgataacaatggattttgttactaaattacccaaaacaagaaaaaggtaatgatacaatctgggtgattgtagataggctaaccaagtcagctcatttcctaccgataaaggaaacttttagcatggaacaattagccaaattgtatgtaactgaaattgtttcattacatggaatacctttatcaattgtttctgatagggatagccgttttacctctcatttttggacaagtttccaaaaagcaatgggaaccaagttgaatctaagcacaacttaccaTTCTCAATCGGACGGGCAAACTGAAAGGataattcagacaatggaagacatgcttagagcttgtgtaattgatttcggaggtaattgggatgatcacttacctttaatagaattttcttataataacagctatcacacaagtatcaatgctgcaccattcgaagaactttatggacgaaagtgcagaaccccagtttgttgggcagaaattggggaaaagcaactatctggacctgagatagtacaagaaacaaccgataagatcatccaagtcaaggaacgactgaaagcagcacgtgatcgacaaaagagctacgctgacaacagacgtaagccgttagaattccaggtaggtgataaggtattgttaaaagtctctccttgtaaaggagtggtaagattcatcaaaaggggaaagctaagtcccaggtatattggaccttttgaaattattaaaagaataggacctgtagcctatcagctacaactgccagaggaaatggcaggaatacatgatgtatttcatgtatctaatctcaagaaatgcttatcCGACGAATCAATGATAGTACCTCTTAAGTATATAGAAGTtaatgaacaacttaaatttatagagaggcctctacagattgaagacaggaagatTAAAAATCTTaagcataaaagattagttctggtcaaagcgAAGTGGGaatccaaaagaggacctgagtacacatgggaacttgaatcagaaatgcaacgaaaatatccacacttgttccagtagatctcgaggacgagctctaaaacaaggtggggaggatgtaacaaccctcggtaaaaccaacaccctcataaTAAGTTCCAACACCCTagtatatcttaaaatgtcccaatatgtcttatattacacccgtatgtgaaaaccgagctcGAAATAgatcataacatataaaataaattaaaaacaataaatattaagctgaggcgggccgcgtagacccaccccaaccattcacgCGGGCGGTATCAGGGTTGAACCTGGTATCGTTGATTTCTTTAGTTCAAACGGGCCGCGTAAGAATTTATgttagttaacgcgggccgcgtgagatcaTGAAACGCGGAGGCATCCTGCGTTGACACGTGTCGACATCGTGGCGGGTCTACAAGCTGACCAGCTAAGCTACTCTGTTGACCAAGGTTTACGCGGGCTGCGTAACCTTGGCCTgtgctttacgcgggccgcgtggagaccaGATTTCAGCACTATATAAGAAGGCCATTGGGTTTCATTTTCCGTCGTTCACAATTTCATTCTCAATCTCACTTTCTGAATTAGAGGTATTAtagtcgggtattatacccctaaaatagcgaggttctgctacgatgtaagtattataaccccctggagacgtattagatactctgcccgattgatctagggttccgtaacggctgtcgtggttctgcccgacgtagtcgttggaatgccgtctcggggagggtattactaaggttaaattgggttattatactaacacacgtgcatttgtgtaatttatagattattcccaggaaatccttacgaaaaacctaaaacagcaatgtgagttgatccactttttgttaactatttttacaaaaccttaaatatctttccatgagaatagcagttattgagtatttgtaagaatacaattacagtcggtaaatttggggttttgtatacaaaatttgttaccacctggtaaaggagtaaaatgactataagtcggaacgacattaccgtgtggtggtaattgatataacttggaaacaaatgtaattgcggatgcgccctcaatactgttcaatgcgactttttatttaaacttgattaaactgggattcactcaccagtatttcccactgacaaaatatttttaaaacgcgtttcaggtaacaaaatgtgaaagccaaatagaagccagctggacaacactgaaggcttggaaaagtggcaataaagttacctaaaagaaatagatgtttttctgaaataaaatataggatttattcctatgaaaatgtgtgtactgaaaacttgggttttacccatgtgtttaatgtaatgaaaatgtggtatttttactctgattaaacatttcctaactacggtcctgatgaaaatttccgctgccaaattgaataaataacgCGATACCACCAAAAACTAGCTCGCGGCCGCCCACTCCCgtgaactagggatcgggggttgtgacataaTGTTCATTTTACGCGAAATTAAAtggcgttaattaccggttgtgaCATTCAAACACGTTTCAATTAACGTTCAGTGTAGGTCCTTCCTCATATTCGAGATAATTAGTTGGAGGTTTCTCCCTCCACGTAGACGGGGTTACCTGGAGAATTGGACACGTGTTGTCACATATTTGGACAaaattttcggggtgttacagttagTCACCAACTTTCAAGAGTTATTATGTGTGTGTTCCGGTAATTCCCTGAATTACCAATGTGGACTCATTTAACTAACCATAGTTAAATGTAATGCTATGACTGTATGTGAAAATTAACTGTGGCTAGGTTAAAGTAGTAACATCAAGTTGCGGGTTGTCacaatgtatgtatgtatgtatgtatgtatgtatgtatgtatgtatgtatgtatgtatgtatgtatataatctTAACCATTGTTCATTTAAATCACCCTATGTGCATATTTATGATCCTATATGAAAATGAATCTACTCGGTTACGAATCACACCACGTAAAATGATAAGATTAACCGTCTAGGAAGATCGACCGGTCGAACTCTTTTAAGTAACTAGTACATGATACTAGCATGACTATGGATGAAGTTTACCTTAAACGAGACTCAAATCTGACGGCCACGCTCCGGAACAATTCGAACAAAAGCTTTCGTCTTCTCCCTAAATCTTTGCCTAATGTTTACCTAGAGTATGCGTCTATGTACTTATGGGAGGGGCTTCATCCTTATTTACGGTTTAATTCTGTAGAGATTTCAGCCAACATTCAAGGAATGGATGATTGGATAGTAATGGAAAGTAGCCATTTGAATTACTAACAGTTATTCACATAATCCCTACATATTCACAAACCTATCATAAtaacatatcattttcttttatctcCTTGAGTTTTATTATTTACTAGTATTAAGCCCTTGCGTTGCACCGGTTGTtataaaactgtgttaagtagtagcaatactataccattgtcagcgaccaccaacaccggaatagctcctaaaaacaaaataaataaaaacgggaaaaaataacgccgagcgaaaagcagatGTAAAATATTTGAATCgcgcacgctcgttgctgagaaattaaaccgaaacgtaaattttagaaaaaaaataaccaagtccatccaggacctgcgtgttggacgaacttgtcaaacgcagaaaaatagatgtgacgcgacgggccagtctaacgggaaaaaaatatacgaaaaaatgttgaacccctcACGCACATTACGGTGCGTTAACtcataaaatttagaacgaaacgaaaaacttgggaaagatgaaaagtatggtgaaccaaaaccaaaaataaaaaagagttgggattaaattgcaaaagatgaaaaacttttggttaaaaataaaaaaaacaaagggtgtaaattgcaaaattgaagttatttattaattttagataaagataaaaataaaaataagtgatatctatatattagttattaattactatttaatattaaaagaaatttattaaacaaaaataaataaaatttataaggtTGAAGAAGAGAATGACATGTGACATTATAAGTTATTTACCCATCGATAGAAAAGTAGTCAAACCAAAATCAAATTCTATCATTTAAATTCAAAAGTAAATTAACTAATACCCTTGCACTATATTAATTATACTCATAACAAATAATTTATTTCACCTTCTAAAAAAACCTAATTATTCATATTTATCACATCATATTATAAACGTAAGGAAAAAAACTATAACCATAAATCTCGTTAACTTTATTTATGTCTAATTCTTGAAAATAAACTAGTCTTAAATCAATAAAAATAATTGGGTATCACAGAATCGGAGTAGGAACTTGGAACTAGTGAGCATGAAATTGATAAAACCTGAACAACTGACTGAACAAGGTGgcctaagaccacccgtagtggggcgtttttttaaaaaaaaattgaaaaataacgcCTTAAAACGCCCATCCCCCCATTACAGGGGGCGTTATAAGGCGTGATTTTTTGAAAAGTTGCATTCTAGCGTTTTAAATATAACGCTGAAGTTGGGTTGTTGGATTTTGCTTTTGGCCAATGAGAAGGGGGACATGCACTGACAAAACAACTTTTtcaataagttttttttttaatccttTTTAATGTTGACTAGCCAATGAAAAGGGGACATGCACATgactattttgttttttttttctaattggaaggggcgttattggcataatgccccactacaccacttttgctgtaatgccccaacgctgactaggacgccacgtgtcggataatgccccatggtagGGGCATTATGTTagttcaccactacacatggtctaatgtTATGGTTTTGGCGACATCAACTAATACCAGGGTTTTAATTGAACATGAGCTTCTTGCAGCAAACTATAATTGTAGTCAGTGGCGGCTTTGATGGTGTGCTCCGCACAAGGCACGTGATTTTAAGGGGCAcgcgatttaaaaaaaatctgatatATAGATATATGTTATTTTTTAGATAGTAAACACATACTAATTCCAATATAGGCCCATTTACAAAtaattttttatggtttagaatttagcccacttgTCAATAGGTTTATTTAGCCCAATACTAATTTAATCTTTTTTTAGTAATAATAAAACTTTACGGAAGGACGCATTTTTTCAAACTCGGacagggtacgtgaattctcagagacgcctctGATTGTATTCTTATTCACTGATACGTTTTCTAGACATAAACTTGGGCAGATTTGAACGGTGGTCACTTCGACTGTTTTATACtattaaaaccctaatttcatttcCTTAGTAATGCGTTTGAATATTTCTAACCAAATTTATTAAGGGCCAAACTATACCCGTAAAAGGTGTTTTTTGTCCTTATATGCACATCTTGCAGTGTCGAACTGTGACCAAAACGCAGCGTTTTGGACCggttaaccagacaaagactgacgggtctgttgaccggaccaaaacgccgagctttgaccacgttttggtcctgtcaaccagaccgggtgtcagtcttttgtctggttgataggactaaaacgcggccaaagctcggcgttttggtccggtcaacagacccgtcagacacccgtcagtctttgtctggttaccCGAACTAAAACGCAGCGTTTTGGCCACAGTTCGACACTGCAGAGTGTGCATATAAGGACAAAAACACCTTTTTTAGTGTGTAAATAGGCAAAATGGTGTGTAGATAGGTACACcctttattaaatatttttatcgGAAATGCGTCAGAATTTGTACTATATTCCGACCAAATCTAttagttaaaaagtgttaaaaacGTTATTGTACTTTCGGTTTGATGGCAATTATAAACTTAGTTTCATATTCAAAATTGCAAGGTTGCTCTTTATTTTTGGGAACTTGTAACACTGTTTTTTAACAGTAAAATTTTATTGATACCCCAAACTTCTAACCATCCCAACAAGGTACTAGAATGGAAAGAAACAGTTGTGGAACTTGGCCAAAAGTTTTGTGGGGCGAAAAGTTATGGGAGCTAATTTTTTTTTCTATCGCTACGTTTCGGGTTATATGTTCGGGTTAGCTAATCTATTCGGGTCGGATCAAGCACACATAATTTCGATACAATTAAGGTTAATCTCATATTAAATGATACAACTAAGGTCTAAAACATTAGTAATGCCCAAACTTTTCATTCAATATTAACCGTAATTCAGAACCTACCCTTTAAGAACTAAACAAAAGTGAATGAGAGACTAAAATAAATGTTTACCTTGTTTAAATTCGTAACTAAAAGCCTCTATACAACTCGATTTAAGCCTTGTGTCAGTTGAATTTGATGGAAGATGATGGATGATTGAAGTCGAAGTGTCGAACACATAACCTTTTTTTGTCTTCTGTTGAAGTCGAACACACAGATGGGACGCGACTTAGTGACGTactgttcttttttttttgtttaaacatCTTCAGTTAAGACAAAAATGAATCATCAAGTTTCAAACTTTATTTAAACTCACttaaagttttaaaaaaattataaaaatttactaatagCCTTGTTCTTCGCATTTTTCTTAACTCAATACGAAAATATGTATAAAGTTTTTAGACAATAAACTTGGTAGGGGCagagaatttttagaaaatataaTTGGCGGGGGCGGatctttatatttttaaaaaattcgGACGGAAAATCGGAAAAATTACACTACTAACTGAAACGTTGacaccaatggggtggtggtccattggcaaaggcaaagcctttaaaacacctaggttgggaagaggaaggtcttgggttcaaaTCCCACAGACGACAAGagattaaagaaattagccgttcaaaaaaaaaaaattgaaacgttgacggggggggggggggcggatGCACCCCCTTGCCCCTTGAATTTTTTGCAATAATAGGTGGTTTGAACAAGAAAAGAGTGTTATTAGGTGGCTAAACATTTTGTTTTCAGATTTAGGTAGGTTGCAAGTTCATACAACGACTTTCAGGAAGCAattctgccaaatctgccaataTCTgcaaaagctgcaaaagaaaATGAAGGTTGCTGTTTGATACAGCGACCTTCTGAAAGTCGCTGTTTGATCTCACAATCTTTGAAAAGTCGCTGTATGGTACTACAAGCTTATTGAAAGTCGCAGAATGATTATACAATCTTAAAGAAGGTTGCTATTTCATATCACAAACTTGCTAAAAGTCGCATAATGATATTACAATCTTAATGAAGGTTGCTGTTTCATATCACAATGTTGCTAGCTAAAAGTCGCAGAATGATATTGCAATGTTGAAGAAGGTTGCTGTTTCATATAACAATGGTTGCTGATTGATATGGGTTCTGAAATTTGAAATGTTATGTTTTATAACCCAACTACACATAAGAGATGCACAACAATTCGTGTGTTGTGAACAACATACtgtgtttgttaaaaaaatataatgttgAAATTTAAATTCGTACAAACATTGCGTTGAAGGTGAAACACATCAGGACGCATATAAATCAAGCGATGTATGTCGATGTTACGTATACGAAGGCGTGGCGTGGACGAAGAAAGGCAATTGAGAGGATATATGGAACCTGGGAAAGCAACTTTCAGGAGCTGCCAAAGTACGTGTTACGGATTCAGTCTCGAAACCCTGGTACGGTGGTTTCATGGTTTCATCACCCGCACTCGGCTCCAGGACATCCAACATTCAAATATGTTTTTTGGGCATTTGGTCCTTCTATTCGCGCGTTTCATCTTTGCCAGCCTGTCATCTCTGTGGATGGCACACACTTGAAAGGAGGGTACCGTGGTAAGTTGTTGGTTGCGGTAACCAAAAACGCCAACAACTACATAATGCCAGTGGCGTATGCTCTAGTTGACGAAGAGACGGTTCATAGTTGGTGTTGGTTTTTCCAAAATTTGAGAGAATACGTCACCAAAGACTGTAACAGTAGAATTTGTGTTCTATCAGACCGTCATGCCGGGATAATTAATGCGATGGAGAACCTTCTGAATTGGAGGGAACCAAACGCCTACCACCGTTATTGTCTTCGGCATGTCAGAAGCAATTTTAGTGGTAGGTTCAAGACCAAATCTCTTAGGAAGCGGTGTTGGATGATCGGGAGCACAAGTCAACGAAGAAAGTATCTTTGGGCTGTGAGAGAAATGCAGCTGTTAAATCGGGGTGCTTGGAACTACCTGAACGACATCGACAAAAGCAAGTGGACTATTGTTCATGACCGCGGAAACCGTCGTTGGGGTAAGCTTACGACGAACATATCTGAGTCTATGAATAATGTCTTACGGGAAGCAAGACTCCTGCCAGTAAAAGCCTTGATTCATTATACGTTCACCAAGGACGTATCAGAGTATGCTCGCCACGCGCAGATGGCCCAAAGCTGCAATACCCCTCTACCCCCTCGAATTTGGTCCAGGTTTAACAAGTTGCATTCCGTAGCCATGCAACATGAAGTGTCCGTCTACGATGTCAGAGAAGGTCGTTACGCGGTGGTTTCAAGGGAAGAAACCAATGATGACGGTGGAAACGAGTACACCGTTGAATACAGACGCCACCGATGCTCATGCGGGAAATGGCAAATGCTTAGATTCCCTTGTTCCCATGCTATCTCCGTTTGCGCTTGGAGGGGTGAGCAACCACATGACGTTACCCACTCCATATTCCACACCACCACCTATCAGGAACAGTATAGCGGTCATTTTTTCACCCTGGGACACAAAGATGAGTGGGAAGAAGCGGACTGGACAATTCAAGGGGACCCTTCGAGGGTCACAACACATCGAGGCAGGGTTCGTTCAAGAAGAATTCAAAACGAGATGGATGTTAACTACCACGATGAACCCCAGGCACGTCGATGCAGCAGATGCGGAGAAACCGGGCACAACAGGAAGACCTATGGCCGACGTTAAGTTAGTATCTTTTTGTGATTTTAATGTTAACTGTTAGATGTATCCTCCTATGTTTTGTGTTTGGTATTTCTGTTTGAATTCTCAATTGGTGTAATTTAACAATTAAGACATGTGTtccaaaaaaatgagtttttacgACTATTAATTTAAGAAAAATTcacaaacacaaaacacaaaatTCACAATCTTTTACATTGACCATCACAATAATATAAACATCAAAGAACATTACGCGgtttattttaatttaggagaATTCATGAACACACAATACATCTACCAATATAGGAACCCCTAAGTCACTAACGACGGTATCATCTAATAACGCATTCGAGTCATGCTCTGGAATCAAAAGGATGAATCAGAGTCGCTGTCAATCTTGTGATATTGTTCCCATGGATCATCACTAACGACGGCATCATCTGATAATGCATTAGAGTCACGATCACTGTCGTATTGGTGGTAGCACAAGCTATGGTAGATGCATCCAAACCTACATATCGGGGGGTATGGTTCTAAAACCCTTGATGATGCAGGGTTAGGGTTCTGCACAATCCAAGGACGTTGAGGTCGTTGCATAAAGGAGGTAGGATTTCGATTTTGATGTTCAACATATGGTGGTGGGCGAGGATGTTGGTCGAGGGGTGAAGCGGCAGGACGGTTCGCCTGGTGTCCAGCGAAGAGCAAAGCACTATTGTCATTGGGAAGAGGATCACCGGAGTAACGGAGGGATTGTGGGGGGAGCGAGTTATTGTTGGGTTGTGGTACAACAGAGTTACGATTAGTTTGTGGGTTAACATTAGCGGGGTTTGCTTCCGATTCGTGTATGTGCACATGAAAGTGAATGTGTAGTTCATTATCACGGTTTGCCATCAGCACAATGTTGGAGAATAAGATGATGTGCAAAAACACTTGTGAAGTGAAGGTATGCAAATCCATGGGTGTGATGGGGGGTATTTATGGTGTAATTATGAGTTATTTTAAAGTTTTTACATCCTGTCCCTATCTGGTACAATATTAATAGGTAAATAAAAAATTCAACATATTCCCAACATATAATATAACAAACATATATATTAACTCGTTCAACATTATTACACAACATTACTATAGGATC
This genomic interval carries:
- the LOC110900697 gene encoding uncharacterized protein LOC110900697, which encodes MYVDVTYTKAWRGRRKAIERIYGTWESNFQELPKYVLRIQSRNPGTVVSWFHHPHSAPGHPTFKYVFWAFGPSIRAFHLCQPVISVDGTHLKGGYRGKLLVAVTKNANNYIMPVAYALVDEETVHSWCWFFQNLREYVTKDCNSRICVLSDRHAGIINAMENLLNWREPNAYHRYCLRHVRSNFSGRFKTKSLRKRCWMIGSTSQRRKYLWAVREMQLLNRGAWNYLNDIDKSKWTIVHDRGNRRWGKLTTNISESMNNVLREARLLPVKALIHYTFTKDVSEYARHAQMAQSCNTPLPPRIWSRFNKLHSVAMQHEVSVYDVREGRYAVVSREETNDDGGNEYTVEYRRHRCSCGKWQMLRFPCSHAISVCAWRGEQPHDVTHSIFHTTTYQEQYSGHFFTLGHKDEWEEADWTIQGDPSRVTTHRGRVRSRRIQNEMDVNYHDEPQARRCSRCGETGHNRKTYGRR